One window of Bacillota bacterium genomic DNA carries:
- the rfbD gene encoding dTDP-4-dehydrorhamnose reductase, with the protein MKVAVIGAGGQLGSDLVRVMSDLDCIPLMHNDIEVTDEASCIAVLTRIRPDVVINTAAFHQVDACEDDPNRAWTVNALGSRNVVKACEATGATYVYISTDFVFDGEKGAPYVEEDVPRPINTYGVTKLAGEFYARCVPNHYVVRVASLFGVAGASGKGGNFVETMIRKARSGERVAVVADLYMSPTYTRDAAVAIKYIIESRLPAGVYHVTGHGTCSWLEFAEEILRQAGFGIHVAPLTAADLRQKAKRPRFSALLSSRLPSHVRRPWQEALGDYLREKGHIGS; encoded by the coding sequence ATGAAGGTTGCTGTGATCGGGGCAGGGGGCCAGTTGGGGAGCGACCTAGTTCGGGTGATGTCTGACCTGGACTGCATTCCGCTCATGCACAACGACATAGAGGTGACCGACGAGGCAAGTTGCATTGCCGTATTGACCCGCATCCGGCCCGATGTCGTAATCAACACCGCCGCTTTCCACCAGGTGGATGCGTGCGAGGATGACCCCAACCGAGCGTGGACTGTCAACGCGCTTGGCTCGCGGAATGTTGTGAAGGCATGCGAAGCCACCGGTGCCACGTATGTATACATCAGCACCGATTTCGTTTTTGACGGTGAAAAGGGAGCGCCGTACGTGGAAGAAGATGTGCCGCGGCCGATTAACACCTATGGTGTAACGAAGCTTGCGGGTGAGTTCTATGCGCGTTGCGTGCCCAACCACTATGTGGTCCGGGTAGCCAGCTTGTTCGGTGTGGCAGGCGCGAGCGGTAAGGGGGGCAACTTCGTCGAAACCATGATCCGGAAAGCGCGCTCGGGCGAGAGAGTTGCCGTGGTCGCCGACCTTTATATGTCCCCCACTTACACACGGGATGCGGCCGTGGCCATCAAATACATCATAGAGAGCCGCCTTCCTGCTGGGGTGTACCATGTGACGGGCCACGGGACGTGTTCCTGGTTGGAGTTTGCGGAGGAGATCCTTAGACAGGCCGGATTTGGTATTCATGTAGCGCCCCTCACTGCAGCAGACTTGAGGCAGAAGGCCAAGCGGCCTCGGTTTTCCGCCCTCTTGAGCAGTCGCCTGCCAAGCCATGTCAGAAGACCATGGCAGGAGGCCCTTGGCGACTATCTGCGCGAGAAGGGACATATTGGGTCATGA